A section of the Sphaerodactylus townsendi isolate TG3544 linkage group LG11, MPM_Stown_v2.3, whole genome shotgun sequence genome encodes:
- the TMEM128 gene encoding transmembrane protein 128, whose translation MATPDGDLSEPQLRLRQQFIHKAHGTQQPASAVGEGTETNVEAESTIEKREKPPPRLNFHSAFWIVASIAVTYYIEFFKAVKEVIETDSWWFLLGSWLLLGSLSVAFYCIIYLEWYHGIEDYDTAYPALIPITTATFIAAAVCFNVALWPAWSFLTPLVLFTQFMGVVMLISLLG comes from the coding sequence ATGGCCACCCCAGACGGAGACCTGTCGGAACCACAGCTGCGCCTGAGGCAACAGTTCATCCACAAAGCTCATGGGACGCAGCAGCCGGCTTCAGCGGTGGGAGAAGGGACTGAGACAAACGTCGAAGCGGAAAGCACTATCGAGAAAAGGGAGAAGCCGCCTCCCCGACTCAACTTCCACTCTGCTTTCTGGATAGTGGCCTCGATTGCTGTCACTTATTacattgaattttttaaagctgtgaAAGAGGTGATTGAGACGGATAGCTGGTGGTTTCTCCTTGGCAgttggctgttgctaggcagctTGTCCGTGGCCTTCTACTGCATCATCTACCTCGAGTGGTACCACGGGATCGAAGACTACGACACTGCCTACCCAGCCCTGATCCCCATCACAACGGCCACGTTCATTGCAGCCGCCGTTTGCTTCAATGTCGCCTTGTGGCCCGCGTGGTCTTTCCTTACGCCTTTGGTGCTCTTCACCCAGTTCATGGGTGTTGTGATGCTCATCTCCCTCCTAGGATGA
- the LOC125440473 gene encoding nucleoside diphosphate kinase homolog 5-like produces MFFPNLTAYMSSGPLIAMILARHRAISYWKELLGPPNVALMKENYPDSLRAIYGMDDLRNGLHGSSSFASAEREIRFMFLEVVIEPIPVGQAARDYLTRYVTPTLLKGLTALSKGKPEDPFTWLADWLIEHNPNTPRLRHNVIVEEP; encoded by the exons ATGTTCTTTCCCAATTTGACAGCCTATATGAGTTCTGGGCCTCTAATTGCAATGATTCTTGCTCGTCATCGTGCCATCTCATACTGGAAGGAGCTGCTTGGACCACCAAATGTCGCACTAATGAAAGAAAATTATCCTGACAG TTTAAGAGCAATCTATGGGATGGATGACCTGAGGAATGGACTTCATGGCAGCTCCAGTTTTGCCTCAGCTGAAAGGGAAATCCGGTTCATGTTTCTTGAAG tgGTTATTGAACCAATCCCAGTTGGACAAGCTGCAAGAGATTACCTGACCCGCTACGTCACTCCTACACTGCTAAAAGGACTTACAGCCCTGAGTAAGGGGAAACCGGAAGATCCTTTT ACTTGGCTGGCTGATTGGCTAATTGAACATAACCCCAACACACCCCGGCTGCGACATAATGTCATTGTGGAGGAGCCTTAA